In Thalassoglobus sp. JC818, a single window of DNA contains:
- a CDS encoding ankyrin repeat domain-containing protein: MNDIQQAAFELRFSELQKKLSEETSLDGTLLAACSAHDPDADVQVDVIRYLIRCGVSANEVDKNGVTPLHRAVRFRNLAAAQELIAQGANVNAVDKKSHSTPLHRAVTNTGAPSTAGKSDVAIEIVKLLLASGADTKIQNKNGKTPIEYVRNEKMKELFETVKSSSK; encoded by the coding sequence ATGAATGACATTCAGCAGGCTGCCTTCGAACTTCGGTTTTCCGAACTCCAGAAAAAACTGAGCGAAGAAACCTCGTTGGACGGGACTCTGTTAGCAGCCTGTTCGGCACATGACCCAGATGCAGACGTCCAAGTTGACGTGATTCGCTATCTCATTCGCTGTGGAGTTTCGGCCAATGAGGTTGACAAGAATGGGGTGACTCCCCTGCACCGTGCTGTTCGGTTTCGAAATCTGGCTGCAGCGCAGGAGTTGATCGCGCAAGGAGCGAATGTGAACGCGGTCGACAAGAAATCTCATTCGACTCCGTTACATCGAGCAGTCACGAACACCGGTGCTCCGTCGACAGCTGGGAAGTCTGACGTCGCCATCGAGATCGTCAAGTTGCTCTTGGCCAGTGGTGCTGACACTAAAATTCAGAACAAAAACGGGAAGACACCAATTGAGTACGTTCGCAACGAAAAGATGAAAGAACTCTTCGAGACCGTGAAGAGTTCTTCAAAGTGA
- a CDS encoding DUF1254 domain-containing protein — protein sequence MAIGFSSVSWGQSDSDIPSFLKTPDRLETRMGTLEFEDGVPTVETAETVQDTLDLARALNVYNNSFRGASALAIRKGFQSIGVNDNDVVIFSELMDSHSLFLTANADTVYYLSAVDLSKGPMVIEQPPLGLGTINDMWFSWIIDIGRPGPDRGMGGKYLLVPPGYDGPLPEGGYFVAHSKTLRVLYAARSFLVKDDPKPAVDNIKKNLKIYPYTPGGFGTSIAQALEGEVKLGQNPPVPETRFVEATGKAFNTIPPSDYGFFELINENVQNEPATSYDVELSGQLAAIGIVKGQEFKPDDRLKSILTEAAALGTATGRSLNWRFAVSHPDWAYYPNSQWGNMLFEGGAFFETPPPMFTKSGMFEPLPATGARTLDSRTAFYYAYTLDSPGMIMRIPRVGSQYLMCFLDPEGTPFDGGKTYKVTLPANIPAAAFWSFTLYDNQTRSMLRTPQHYPRAGSQNYPSPAAVENPNGTTTVYFGPEQPQGVQRGNWIQTMPGKGWFTILRLYSPLESFFDKSWQPSEIEVVE from the coding sequence ATGGCAATTGGATTTTCGAGTGTGAGTTGGGGGCAGTCTGACTCAGACATTCCATCGTTTCTCAAGACTCCCGATCGCCTGGAAACACGCATGGGGACGCTGGAATTTGAAGATGGCGTTCCGACTGTCGAGACAGCTGAGACGGTGCAAGACACTCTCGACCTCGCCCGAGCATTGAACGTTTACAACAACAGTTTTCGCGGCGCTTCAGCCCTTGCGATTCGCAAAGGCTTCCAGAGCATCGGAGTCAACGACAACGACGTTGTCATCTTTTCCGAGCTCATGGATTCGCACTCGCTCTTTCTGACAGCCAACGCCGACACGGTCTATTACCTGTCTGCAGTCGATTTGAGCAAAGGACCGATGGTCATTGAACAGCCTCCTTTGGGGTTGGGAACGATCAATGATATGTGGTTCTCATGGATCATCGACATCGGCCGCCCCGGACCGGACCGAGGCATGGGTGGGAAGTATCTGCTTGTTCCGCCGGGATATGATGGGCCCTTGCCCGAAGGAGGATACTTCGTCGCCCACTCAAAAACTCTTCGAGTCCTCTACGCCGCCCGCTCTTTCCTCGTTAAGGATGATCCCAAACCGGCCGTCGACAACATCAAGAAGAACCTCAAAATCTATCCGTACACTCCAGGAGGTTTCGGAACAAGCATCGCACAAGCTCTCGAAGGGGAAGTCAAATTGGGACAAAACCCGCCTGTGCCGGAAACGCGTTTCGTCGAAGCGACCGGAAAGGCCTTCAATACAATTCCACCCAGTGACTACGGCTTTTTCGAACTCATCAATGAGAACGTGCAGAACGAACCAGCCACAAGCTATGACGTTGAATTGTCCGGGCAGCTCGCAGCAATTGGAATCGTTAAGGGTCAGGAATTCAAACCCGACGATCGCTTGAAGTCGATTCTGACCGAAGCAGCAGCCTTGGGAACTGCGACGGGACGCAGTTTGAACTGGCGGTTTGCCGTTTCTCATCCAGATTGGGCGTATTATCCCAATTCCCAATGGGGCAACATGCTCTTCGAAGGAGGAGCATTTTTCGAAACCCCACCTCCGATGTTTACGAAATCAGGAATGTTCGAACCACTCCCCGCAACTGGAGCCAGAACTCTCGATTCGCGGACCGCGTTTTACTACGCATACACACTCGACTCTCCCGGAATGATCATGCGAATTCCCAGAGTCGGTTCGCAATACCTGATGTGCTTTCTGGATCCAGAGGGAACCCCGTTCGATGGAGGCAAAACCTACAAGGTGACTCTCCCTGCCAACATTCCCGCAGCAGCGTTCTGGTCATTCACGCTTTACGACAATCAGACCCGTTCGATGCTTCGGACTCCGCAGCATTACCCACGAGCCGGAAGCCAGAACTACCCCTCTCCTGCCGCTGTCGAGAATCCTAATGGAACGACCACTGTGTACTTTGGTCCTGAACAACCACAGGGAGTCCAGCGCGGCAACTGGATTCAAACGATGCCCGGAAAAGGTTGGTTCACGATTCTTCGGCTTTACAGCCCACTCGAGTCATTCTTTGACAAGTCATGGCAGCCGAGCGAGATCGAAGTTGTTGAGTAG
- a CDS encoding helix-turn-helix transcriptional regulator, which produces MLKHFRERLGWTQAELAKKAGYSERLVSKAESGKAISKKTIEHLAEAVSTPTNVVFPEDLISDPVQIARKYIEGLYVHQADGFRHFRPYLDEDVEFYIAGDPQTVPFAGRYKGLEQIQALFKQFFSFIESPPNHDYEPHYKFIGQGNEVIVWGQSWLHPIGRPLTEPMELTQLMKFRRGKLYHFEDRYDTSLAEKLLNDQAHDSFDD; this is translated from the coding sequence GTGCTAAAGCACTTCCGTGAACGACTTGGATGGACGCAGGCGGAACTGGCGAAGAAAGCGGGCTACAGCGAACGGCTTGTCAGTAAAGCTGAGTCGGGAAAAGCAATTTCTAAAAAAACGATCGAGCATCTTGCCGAAGCGGTCAGTACTCCGACAAACGTTGTTTTTCCCGAAGACCTGATTTCCGATCCTGTCCAGATCGCGCGAAAATACATCGAAGGACTGTATGTCCATCAGGCGGATGGGTTTCGTCACTTTCGCCCCTATCTCGATGAAGACGTCGAATTCTACATTGCAGGAGACCCGCAGACCGTTCCCTTCGCTGGTCGATACAAAGGCCTTGAGCAAATCCAGGCACTCTTCAAGCAGTTCTTTTCATTTATCGAATCGCCTCCGAATCACGATTATGAGCCTCATTACAAATTCATCGGTCAGGGGAACGAGGTGATTGTTTGGGGCCAAAGCTGGCTGCACCCGATCGGACGACCACTCACCGAACCGATGGAACTCACCCAACTCATGAAGTTTCGTCGGGGTAAGCTCTACCATTTTGAAGATCGTTACGACACCAGCCTCGCTGAGAAACTCTTGAACGATCAAGCTCACGACTCGTTCGATGACTGA
- a CDS encoding arylsulfatase, with translation MSPNPRRYVYYLTTALLVASLHFTHIHSCDAQELLPRPEESFQGKIGLTYKDSEAVKPQLKIPATFGLEVPPNILLVLVDDAGYGQFGTFGGGIPTPTLDRIAENGLKYTRFHTTALCSPTRAALLTGRNHHSVASGVIGEAGTGFPGYTGIIPASAATMAEILREYGYANAWFGKNHNVPDWETSIVGPFDRWADGLGFDYFYGFVGGDTDQFHPALVENRRRLEPPETNEDGSPYHFTTDIADHAIRMIRASQAVAPQRPFFVYFATGATHAPHQVPKEWIDKFDGQFDDGWDAYREKTITRQKKLGVVPEDAKLTPRPDSLPAWDSLPDDEKRVYARMMEVFAGFTAHTDHEVGRVVNAIEELGELDNTLVIYMAGDNGSSAEGGLSGLLNEMTFFNAIPEPLDTKLAAIDTLGTDRNYNHFPAAWAWAMDTPFQWTKQIASHFGGTRNGLAISWPKGIKARGEVRDQFHHVIDIAPTILEVVGVQIPAEFNGVAQKPIEGVSMVYTFDNANAEDRRTTQYFEMLGNQGIYHDGWMASALCGIPWDSESPARDLLNMDWELYHVEEDFSQANNLASEQPEKLAELVKLFFSEAARYQVLPLDDRKTQRLDVANRPSLTAGRETFTYPNLLRLPEGAAPDLKHRSHTITAKVTLPETGGEGMLLTQGGRFAGYGLMVRDGRLIYHYNLAGVERFTIESDDRIPTGEVTLKAVYITDENKPFAGATLSLFVDDKKVGEGRVEKSIPNRVTLDETFDVGFDTGTPVMDGYDMPFKFTGQLKSVTVDLN, from the coding sequence ATGTCCCCAAATCCGCGACGGTATGTCTACTACCTGACGACCGCCTTGCTAGTCGCCAGCTTACATTTCACTCACATTCATAGTTGCGATGCTCAGGAATTGCTTCCGCGGCCGGAAGAGTCTTTTCAGGGAAAGATTGGACTGACGTATAAAGACTCCGAAGCTGTCAAACCTCAGTTGAAAATTCCTGCCACGTTCGGACTTGAGGTCCCGCCAAACATCTTGCTCGTCCTCGTCGACGATGCAGGGTACGGACAGTTTGGAACCTTTGGGGGAGGAATCCCGACACCGACATTGGATCGGATTGCCGAGAACGGTTTGAAGTACACTCGGTTTCACACAACTGCCCTCTGCAGCCCGACCAGAGCAGCCCTATTGACCGGCCGAAATCACCACTCGGTGGCCAGCGGTGTGATCGGGGAAGCTGGGACGGGTTTCCCGGGATACACCGGAATCATCCCCGCATCGGCAGCGACGATGGCCGAAATCCTCCGCGAATACGGTTACGCCAATGCATGGTTTGGGAAGAACCACAATGTCCCAGACTGGGAAACAAGCATCGTTGGCCCATTTGACCGATGGGCCGACGGTCTCGGTTTCGATTACTTCTACGGATTCGTTGGAGGGGACACCGATCAGTTTCATCCGGCTCTTGTCGAAAATCGTAGACGACTGGAACCACCGGAAACAAACGAGGATGGCTCACCGTATCACTTCACCACAGACATCGCCGATCACGCCATCCGCATGATTCGTGCTTCGCAAGCAGTCGCTCCTCAACGTCCGTTTTTTGTGTACTTCGCAACGGGTGCAACGCATGCCCCTCATCAAGTTCCGAAGGAATGGATTGATAAATTCGATGGCCAATTTGACGATGGATGGGATGCTTACCGCGAAAAGACAATCACTCGACAGAAGAAGCTCGGTGTCGTCCCAGAAGATGCAAAACTGACTCCTCGCCCCGATTCACTGCCCGCATGGGACTCACTACCGGACGATGAAAAACGGGTTTACGCACGAATGATGGAAGTCTTCGCTGGTTTCACTGCGCATACCGACCATGAAGTTGGCCGAGTCGTGAATGCGATCGAAGAACTTGGGGAACTCGACAACACGCTCGTCATCTACATGGCTGGCGACAACGGGTCGAGTGCAGAGGGAGGATTGAGTGGTCTTCTGAACGAGATGACATTCTTCAACGCCATTCCAGAACCGCTCGACACGAAACTCGCAGCGATCGACACGCTCGGAACGGATCGTAATTACAACCATTTTCCGGCAGCTTGGGCGTGGGCCATGGACACTCCGTTTCAATGGACCAAACAAATCGCCAGCCATTTCGGGGGCACGCGAAACGGTCTCGCGATCTCTTGGCCAAAGGGCATTAAAGCTCGCGGGGAAGTTCGCGATCAATTTCATCACGTGATTGACATTGCCCCCACAATTCTAGAAGTCGTTGGTGTGCAAATTCCCGCAGAATTTAACGGGGTCGCCCAAAAGCCAATTGAAGGCGTCAGCATGGTTTACACCTTCGATAATGCCAACGCCGAAGATCGGCGAACGACGCAGTACTTTGAGATGCTCGGCAATCAGGGGATCTACCATGATGGCTGGATGGCGAGTGCACTCTGCGGAATCCCTTGGGACAGCGAGTCACCTGCTCGCGATCTGCTGAATATGGACTGGGAACTCTATCACGTCGAAGAAGACTTCAGTCAGGCGAACAATCTCGCCAGCGAGCAACCCGAGAAACTGGCTGAGCTCGTCAAACTCTTCTTCTCCGAAGCTGCGCGATATCAGGTCCTCCCACTTGATGACCGCAAGACTCAGCGTCTGGACGTTGCCAATCGCCCAAGTCTCACTGCCGGTCGGGAAACCTTTACTTATCCGAATCTCCTCCGACTCCCCGAAGGAGCTGCTCCGGATCTCAAGCACCGCAGTCACACGATTACTGCTAAGGTCACGCTCCCGGAAACAGGCGGAGAAGGAATGCTGCTGACGCAGGGAGGAAGATTTGCGGGATACGGACTCATGGTGAGAGATGGTCGCTTGATCTATCACTACAACCTAGCTGGAGTCGAGCGTTTCACAATCGAATCGGACGATCGAATTCCGACCGGCGAAGTGACGTTGAAAGCTGTCTACATCACCGATGAGAACAAACCATTCGCAGGTGCGACATTATCCCTCTTTGTTGATGATAAAAAAGTCGGTGAAGGCCGCGTCGAGAAGAGTATTCCAAATCGTGTGACGCTGGATGAGACCTTTGATGTCGGTTTCGACACAGGCACACCAGTCATGGATGGTTACGACATGCCGTTCAAGTTCACTGGTCAGCTCAAGTCGGTCACAGTCGATCTCAACTAG
- a CDS encoding DUF5060 domain-containing protein codes for MKKRIPHRIIAMLCFVQLMAITNLQECRAVEVRGSADNPDTLMRWHRVSLTFDGPETSETARPNPYFQYRLDVTFEGPSGQRMTVPGFYAADGNAGQTGADSGNKWRACFSPNEVGEWNWNVSFREGDDVSISADPQAGKAWTPLDGQSGTFKVAESDKSGRDFRSPEKGLILNRGHHFLTFSNGDVFLKGGPGVPENMLGYYGFDNTTSNNKRGPLYEDIPKSEIYLHRFAGHTQDWEAGDPDWTRNDGPEETRENAGRNFIGMLNYLGRQNGVSSLYIMAMSVEDDGDDTYPTIAHEDKEHYDVSKLDQWEIAFSHAETVGIFMHLLLCEASNDKYYNSEGVPLGRIRKLFFREMVSRFGHHLAFQLDLGEENDFTYDELKEQAAWIKNLDAYNHPISTHNRGPKLVEMWTALVGDPNFDMTAVQSGLGNQSIYDFVKEWREKSAEAGHPLVISGDEIHGTMTDYHKGRIEKMWPWYLSGGGGYEWYLKKPENHDYDQIIDDYRITKTMPRHIGIAVNELTKLPLLEMAPHNELLVDMPRGFCLADPGSVYAIYDQKKGTGFHLNLSDSQGEFTVQWINPRKGGAWATGSVSTVTGGSVVDLGSAPNSLNNDWCCIVTRKDN; via the coding sequence ATGAAAAAGAGAATTCCTCACCGGATAATCGCGATGCTCTGCTTCGTGCAGTTGATGGCGATTACTAATCTCCAGGAGTGTCGTGCTGTCGAAGTTCGCGGATCAGCAGATAACCCGGACACCCTCATGCGTTGGCATCGTGTTTCTTTGACTTTTGACGGGCCAGAGACCAGCGAGACCGCTCGACCGAATCCTTACTTTCAATATCGACTTGATGTCACGTTTGAAGGACCGAGCGGTCAGAGAATGACCGTCCCCGGATTTTATGCTGCCGATGGAAACGCTGGACAAACTGGAGCAGACTCCGGCAACAAGTGGCGGGCATGCTTCAGCCCAAATGAAGTTGGAGAGTGGAACTGGAATGTTTCGTTTCGAGAAGGAGACGACGTTTCCATTTCCGCTGATCCGCAAGCAGGAAAAGCTTGGACACCTTTAGATGGGCAGTCAGGCACTTTCAAAGTCGCGGAATCCGACAAGTCAGGACGAGATTTCCGAAGCCCAGAGAAGGGTCTGATTCTCAACCGAGGCCACCACTTCCTGACGTTTTCGAATGGCGATGTCTTCTTGAAGGGAGGCCCCGGAGTTCCTGAAAACATGCTGGGGTACTACGGTTTCGACAACACAACTTCCAACAACAAACGCGGCCCACTCTACGAAGACATTCCGAAATCGGAAATCTACCTGCATCGATTTGCCGGACATACACAGGACTGGGAAGCTGGCGACCCTGACTGGACACGCAACGACGGTCCGGAAGAAACCCGAGAAAACGCCGGAAGAAACTTCATTGGCATGTTAAATTACCTCGGTCGTCAGAACGGCGTGTCGAGCTTGTACATCATGGCGATGAGTGTCGAAGACGATGGAGATGACACATACCCGACGATTGCCCACGAAGACAAAGAGCACTACGACGTAAGCAAGCTCGATCAGTGGGAGATCGCCTTCTCTCACGCTGAGACCGTTGGCATCTTCATGCACCTGCTGTTGTGCGAAGCATCGAACGACAAGTACTACAACAGCGAAGGAGTACCACTCGGGCGAATTCGCAAACTGTTCTTCCGAGAAATGGTTTCGAGATTTGGGCATCATCTTGCATTCCAACTCGATCTGGGTGAAGAAAACGACTTCACTTATGACGAACTGAAGGAACAAGCTGCATGGATTAAAAACCTTGACGCTTACAATCATCCTATTTCAACCCACAATCGAGGGCCGAAACTTGTCGAAATGTGGACTGCACTCGTGGGCGATCCCAATTTTGATATGACTGCGGTTCAATCCGGACTTGGGAATCAATCGATCTACGACTTCGTCAAAGAGTGGCGAGAGAAATCAGCGGAAGCGGGTCATCCACTCGTTATTTCAGGAGATGAAATTCACGGAACGATGACCGACTACCACAAAGGCCGCATCGAAAAAATGTGGCCATGGTACTTGAGCGGAGGAGGTGGATACGAATGGTATCTGAAAAAGCCAGAGAACCACGACTATGACCAGATCATCGACGACTATCGCATCACGAAGACGATGCCGCGACATATCGGGATCGCAGTCAACGAATTAACAAAACTGCCGCTGCTGGAAATGGCTCCTCACAATGAATTGCTCGTCGACATGCCGCGTGGGTTCTGCTTAGCAGATCCTGGTTCCGTCTATGCGATCTACGACCAGAAAAAGGGAACCGGATTCCATTTGAACCTCAGTGACAGCCAAGGCGAATTCACAGTCCAATGGATCAATCCACGTAAAGGGGGTGCCTGGGCAACAGGCAGCGTATCGACCGTCACCGGCGGATCTGTCGTCGACCTGGGAAGTGCTCCGAATTCGTTGAATAATGACTGGTGCTGTATCGTCACTCGCAAGGACAACTAG
- a CDS encoding arylsulfatase has translation MFVAAGPAFGQSKKPNILLIVSDDTGYGDLGPYGGGEGRGMPTPNFDRLAAEGMTFFSFYAQPSCTPGRAAMQTGRIPNRSGMTTVAFQGQGGGLPAAEWTLGSVLKTAGYKTYFTGKWHLGESDYALPNAQGYDVMEHCFLYHLNAYTYGDPNWFPDMSDDLRAMFNKVTKGSLSGLAGQPVKEDWKVNGEYVDTPDKGIVGIPFLDQYVEQSGIKFLEDAAKNPEQPFFININFMKNHQPNLPAPEFKHKSISKTKYADSTVELDARIGNVMDKLRELKLDDNTLVFYTTDNGAWQDVYPDSGYTPFRGTKGTVREGGNRVPAIVVWPGKVKAGVRNHDVVGGLDLMATFASVAGAKLPENDREGEPIYFDSYDMTPVLTGTGKSDRTAWYYFTENELSPGAVRVNQYKFVTNLRGDDGQATGGLSVDSNLGWKGADKYVATVPQVFDLLQDPQERYDVFMNNFTEHTWVAVTYNEQVSNLMKTYLKYPPRKKQSETYTGPLTLSEYQRFQWVRKQLEEDGVKIPLPTGN, from the coding sequence ATGTTCGTCGCTGCAGGTCCTGCCTTTGGTCAATCCAAGAAACCCAATATCCTGTTGATCGTTTCCGACGATACCGGTTACGGGGACCTTGGTCCTTACGGGGGAGGGGAAGGCCGCGGGATGCCGACCCCCAACTTCGACCGTCTCGCTGCCGAGGGAATGACATTTTTCTCGTTTTATGCACAGCCCAGTTGCACTCCTGGTCGTGCTGCGATGCAAACAGGTCGCATTCCAAACCGTAGCGGAATGACAACTGTTGCTTTCCAAGGACAAGGAGGCGGACTTCCCGCTGCAGAATGGACTCTCGGTTCCGTGCTGAAGACGGCCGGGTACAAAACCTACTTCACCGGTAAGTGGCATCTGGGAGAGTCAGACTACGCACTCCCGAATGCACAGGGCTACGACGTGATGGAGCACTGCTTTCTCTATCACTTAAATGCCTACACATACGGAGACCCGAACTGGTTTCCGGACATGAGCGATGACCTTCGCGCAATGTTTAACAAAGTCACCAAAGGCTCGTTATCTGGACTCGCTGGGCAACCCGTCAAAGAAGACTGGAAAGTCAACGGAGAGTACGTCGACACCCCCGACAAAGGCATCGTCGGCATCCCTTTCCTCGATCAATACGTCGAGCAGTCCGGAATTAAGTTTCTGGAAGATGCGGCGAAGAATCCGGAGCAGCCATTCTTCATCAACATCAACTTCATGAAGAATCATCAACCCAACCTGCCTGCTCCTGAGTTTAAGCACAAGTCGATTTCCAAAACCAAGTATGCCGATTCAACAGTCGAACTTGATGCACGGATCGGGAACGTGATGGATAAGCTTCGTGAGTTGAAGCTCGATGACAACACACTGGTCTTCTACACCACAGACAACGGAGCGTGGCAAGATGTGTATCCTGACTCAGGGTACACTCCCTTCCGAGGAACAAAAGGAACTGTCCGTGAAGGTGGCAATCGCGTTCCAGCCATCGTCGTCTGGCCAGGAAAAGTCAAAGCAGGCGTTCGAAATCATGACGTTGTTGGCGGTCTCGATTTGATGGCGACATTCGCTTCAGTCGCTGGAGCCAAACTCCCCGAAAACGACCGCGAAGGGGAGCCCATCTATTTCGACAGCTACGACATGACACCAGTTCTGACAGGCACTGGAAAGTCAGATCGCACAGCGTGGTACTATTTCACCGAGAACGAATTGTCTCCTGGTGCGGTTCGCGTGAATCAGTACAAATTCGTGACGAATCTGCGTGGTGATGATGGACAAGCCACCGGTGGCCTTTCCGTCGACTCAAACCTCGGATGGAAGGGTGCTGATAAGTACGTTGCGACCGTTCCTCAAGTCTTCGACTTGCTGCAAGACCCTCAGGAACGATACGACGTCTTCATGAACAACTTCACGGAGCATACCTGGGTGGCTGTTACTTATAACGAGCAGGTCTCCAACCTGATGAAGACTTACCTCAAGTACCCTCCTCGTAAAAAGCAAAGCGAGACGTACACAGGCCCGCTGACACTGAGCGAATATCAGCGGTTCCAATGGGTTCGAAAGCAACTCGAAGAAGATGGCGTGAAGATTCCGCTTCCAACCGGAAACTAG
- a CDS encoding LemA family protein → MKSIIPVLIVLGLIVVGIGGCAVSGYNQVMSLDEKVKSSWAQVETQLQRRYDLIPNLVETVKGVAAQEESIFVGVAEARSKYQNATTINEKAAAASGLESALGRLLAIREAYPELRSNESFLKLQDQLEGTENRVSVERGRYNEAVQSLNSYIRGIPGSLWASFAGVEKAEYFEVESDAAREVPKVDFGESSKESAATRTQSQKAITQEIARNRVGMSILLSS, encoded by the coding sequence ATGAAGTCGATAATTCCTGTGTTAATTGTGCTTGGACTGATTGTTGTAGGTATCGGAGGTTGCGCAGTCTCTGGATACAACCAGGTGATGTCTCTGGATGAGAAGGTCAAGTCGAGTTGGGCGCAAGTAGAGACTCAACTTCAAAGGCGATACGACCTGATTCCGAATCTGGTTGAAACAGTCAAAGGTGTGGCTGCGCAAGAAGAGTCGATCTTCGTCGGAGTCGCCGAGGCGCGAAGCAAGTACCAGAACGCTACAACGATCAATGAGAAAGCTGCAGCAGCTTCTGGGTTGGAGTCAGCACTTGGTCGACTTCTCGCAATCCGGGAAGCTTACCCAGAACTTCGCAGCAACGAGTCCTTTCTCAAGCTTCAAGACCAACTGGAAGGAACTGAGAATCGAGTGTCGGTTGAACGTGGACGGTATAACGAAGCTGTTCAATCGCTGAATTCCTACATCCGCGGGATTCCAGGAAGCCTCTGGGCTTCGTTCGCAGGCGTTGAGAAAGCAGAGTACTTCGAAGTCGAATCAGACGCTGCACGCGAAGTTCCAAAAGTCGATTTCGGCGAATCGTCCAAGGAAAGTGCAGCCACAAGAACGCAATCGCAGAAAGCCATCACTCAGGAAATCGCACGCAATCGGGTCGGCATGAGCATTCTGCTGTCCTCTTGA
- a CDS encoding TPM domain-containing protein has product MILSFVFWGTPRLIAQDIVPDDGTFVIDQVGVFTPEEEQRLEGYLRELEQKTTAQMKVLAVATTGNLPIFDYAQKTSEAWKLGTEKEDNGVLIVLAVSDRQVRIQTGYGIEPILPDSWCGTNSRDVAKLYFRQEQYATGLTELALRAATKIADEQGVELTGVPQRRAAQGEEMSPLAFFVLMVILFIILSNMGKRRGPRGRAGNGWWIAPHSTWGNGGRSFGGGGGGFGGSFGGGGGFGGGGGGASW; this is encoded by the coding sequence GTGATTCTCTCTTTTGTGTTTTGGGGAACGCCCAGACTAATTGCTCAAGACATCGTTCCCGACGACGGCACCTTCGTCATTGACCAGGTGGGAGTGTTTACTCCCGAAGAGGAACAGCGACTGGAAGGCTATCTCCGCGAACTCGAGCAGAAAACGACTGCTCAAATGAAGGTGCTGGCTGTCGCGACAACTGGAAATCTCCCAATCTTCGACTACGCCCAGAAAACGTCCGAAGCGTGGAAACTCGGAACAGAGAAAGAAGACAACGGTGTTTTAATTGTGCTTGCTGTCAGTGATCGCCAGGTGCGCATTCAGACCGGATACGGGATCGAACCGATTCTCCCGGACAGCTGGTGCGGGACCAATTCTCGCGATGTGGCGAAGCTCTATTTTCGACAGGAGCAGTACGCGACCGGTCTCACTGAGCTTGCTCTGCGGGCTGCGACCAAAATTGCTGACGAACAAGGTGTCGAACTGACCGGTGTGCCTCAACGACGAGCTGCTCAAGGCGAGGAAATGAGTCCCCTGGCCTTCTTCGTGCTGATGGTCATTCTTTTCATTATTTTGTCCAATATGGGAAAGAGGCGAGGACCACGTGGACGGGCCGGAAACGGTTGGTGGATCGCCCCACATTCAACCTGGGGGAATGGAGGCCGATCGTTTGGAGGAGGAGGTGGAGGTTTTGGAGGCAGCTTCGGTGGAGGCGGAGGATTTGGCGGCGGCGGAGGAGGAGCGAGCTGGTAG